In the genome of Longimicrobiales bacterium, one region contains:
- a CDS encoding long-chain-fatty-acid--CoA ligase has product MGSMMEYPLTPTHFIERAGSLFGGKEVVTASDDGDTRHTWAEILERVRRVVSVLERLDVGPGDRVATLAWNTHRHLELYFGVPAVGAVLHTVNVRLASSQIEQILAHGGARVLFMDPDLVDLVGEELLDGLGIEHRVVMADEAGAGWNSYEELLAGVEPVQSFPVLDEQSAAGLCYTSGTTGEPKGVLYSHRALALHALGIALPDGFSLSERDTILPAVPMFHANAWGLPHAAAMTGAKLVLPGPRPSSQRIARLISSEGVTFAAGVPTVWMGVLEELRASGHSVSDELRIHSGGAPSAPSLIEGYRTELGVEIVTGWGMTEISPVGMATHPRAHMKDWSDDRLLGVRTSQGTPLPFLEARIVDDAGEVCAHDGKVPGELEVRGPWVTAGYFRREAEEAFHDGWLRTGDVATIDSDGYVRLVDRTKDLIRSGGEWISSVQLEHALMDQDDVAEAAVVAVPDEKWQERPWACVVPRGGLELDLDGLLAPLREVFPRWWVPDGVLVLEALPRTATGKFDKKALRERLATDRNG; this is encoded by the coding sequence ATGGGCTCGATGATGGAGTACCCGCTCACGCCAACTCACTTCATCGAGCGAGCGGGAAGCCTGTTCGGAGGGAAGGAAGTGGTCACCGCGTCCGACGACGGAGATACTCGACACACCTGGGCTGAGATTCTCGAAAGAGTCAGGCGAGTCGTGTCCGTGCTCGAGCGCCTGGACGTGGGGCCAGGGGATCGAGTCGCCACGCTGGCTTGGAATACCCACCGACACCTCGAGCTCTACTTCGGAGTGCCTGCCGTGGGGGCCGTTCTTCATACCGTAAATGTCCGTCTCGCATCGTCACAGATCGAACAAATTCTTGCTCATGGCGGGGCCCGTGTCCTCTTCATGGATCCAGATCTCGTGGATCTCGTGGGGGAGGAGCTACTGGACGGTTTGGGAATCGAACACCGCGTTGTCATGGCGGATGAGGCAGGAGCGGGCTGGAACTCGTACGAGGAGCTTCTGGCAGGCGTCGAGCCCGTCCAATCGTTTCCCGTTTTGGATGAACAATCGGCCGCGGGTCTGTGTTATACGTCCGGTACCACGGGTGAGCCCAAGGGAGTTCTGTACTCGCATCGTGCCCTCGCGTTGCATGCACTCGGGATCGCGCTGCCGGACGGATTTTCGCTATCGGAACGGGACACCATTCTCCCGGCAGTACCCATGTTCCATGCGAACGCATGGGGACTCCCCCACGCGGCGGCGATGACCGGGGCCAAGCTCGTTTTGCCCGGACCGCGGCCCTCGTCGCAACGCATCGCCCGGCTGATCTCCTCTGAGGGTGTGACCTTTGCGGCCGGTGTGCCGACGGTGTGGATGGGCGTGCTCGAAGAGCTGAGGGCCTCGGGGCACTCTGTCAGCGATGAACTCCGGATCCATTCGGGAGGAGCGCCGAGTGCCCCGAGTCTCATCGAAGGGTACCGGACGGAGCTTGGCGTCGAAATCGTCACCGGTTGGGGGATGACCGAGATCTCTCCTGTTGGGATGGCAACGCACCCACGTGCCCACATGAAGGATTGGTCGGATGACCGACTCCTCGGTGTGCGGACGAGCCAGGGTACTCCACTGCCGTTTCTGGAAGCGCGCATCGTCGACGATGCGGGTGAGGTTTGTGCCCATGACGGGAAGGTGCCGGGCGAACTCGAGGTAAGAGGACCCTGGGTTACCGCTGGGTACTTCAGGCGAGAAGCCGAAGAGGCGTTCCATGACGGGTGGCTGCGCACGGGCGACGTGGCGACCATCGATAGCGATGGTTATGTGCGGCTGGTCGATCGTACGAAAGACCTCATCCGTAGCGGCGGGGAGTGGATCTCCAGCGTGCAGCTCGAACATGCGCTGATGGATCAGGACGACGTTGCCGAAGCCGCGGTTGTCGCGGTCCCGGACGAGAAATGGCAGGAGCGACCCTGGGCGTGCGTCGTTCCCAGGGGCGGACTGGAGCTCGACTTAGATGGGCTCCTGGCCCCGCTTCGGGAGGTATTCCCCCGATGGTGGGTTCCCGACGGTGTCCTCGTCTTGGAGGCCTTACCGAGAACGGCCACCGGAAAGTTCGACAAGAAGGCCCTGCGTGAGCGTCTCGCCACCGATAGGAACGGCTAG
- a CDS encoding tetratricopeptide repeat protein has protein sequence MVGRMKLTFKILTAALVLLPAALTAQDNGRFRVLVPYFQPLEGAKDNFGKDASKELRELLNTLATHEPIEERDIKDEVKRFDMKMEDLDCIKTRQLAGQISAQVALCAAYTQNPDKSWDVSGVEFWDIGSNEAFAVSDISVSEKDDAVAAQHIFNEFDLYVQQIRAVGICADYAASQQWENALRNCDEALVLNPEGIAVRYQRAVILYEMDRMDDSLVELERVLSVNGYHENALQRAGYISTIQGDKDQGRIYYERYLELNPANAAIRMNIAYELAKAGDPVGGMALIQVGLDVDAENVDLWEQYGSFAFAAAVEAEQLSSMDAQDSGGLSPDAEEYYRQAINAYGKVFDGKGAETPVALLRNIIAANIKLEDLAAAVAMGARVLQTHPEEDGLWSIYADALQRSGQIDDAITALDRVLEINPSHANASLRQGSWLIEAGRVLDAVEVLKGAAAGNPQQAENAARMIFADAYQKGYQQKQYAYAITGMTAAKELPGLSEAMTSQLNFWHGFSVYQQAFAEQEPQTLASAQATLPRFHAAIALLNQSGDYPASVSVNLAQLLDNANTYVEIQDAIIKRGR, from the coding sequence ATGGTCGGACGGATGAAGTTGACCTTCAAGATCCTCACTGCCGCGCTTGTACTGTTGCCAGCGGCCCTCACGGCTCAGGACAATGGACGCTTTCGCGTTCTGGTTCCGTATTTTCAGCCGCTCGAGGGCGCAAAGGACAACTTTGGGAAGGATGCCTCGAAGGAACTGCGTGAGCTGCTCAACACGCTCGCGACGCACGAACCTATTGAGGAGCGGGACATTAAGGACGAGGTCAAGCGATTCGACATGAAGATGGAGGACCTCGACTGCATCAAGACGCGCCAGCTGGCGGGTCAGATCTCCGCTCAGGTCGCTCTGTGTGCCGCATACACTCAGAACCCGGACAAGTCCTGGGACGTCTCAGGCGTCGAATTCTGGGACATCGGCTCCAACGAAGCCTTTGCGGTCAGCGACATCAGTGTCAGCGAGAAAGACGACGCTGTCGCGGCTCAGCACATCTTCAACGAGTTCGATCTCTACGTACAGCAGATTCGGGCAGTCGGGATTTGCGCCGATTACGCGGCGAGTCAGCAGTGGGAGAACGCTCTCCGTAACTGCGACGAGGCGCTCGTGCTGAACCCGGAGGGTATTGCGGTTCGGTACCAGCGCGCGGTGATTCTCTACGAGATGGACCGTATGGATGACTCGCTCGTTGAACTCGAGCGGGTCCTTTCTGTGAACGGCTATCACGAGAATGCGCTCCAGCGCGCTGGCTACATCTCCACCATTCAGGGCGACAAAGATCAGGGGCGTATCTACTACGAGCGCTACCTTGAGCTGAACCCGGCCAACGCCGCGATCCGCATGAACATTGCGTACGAGTTGGCCAAGGCGGGTGACCCGGTCGGTGGGATGGCGCTCATCCAGGTTGGACTGGATGTCGATGCCGAGAACGTTGACCTCTGGGAGCAGTACGGATCGTTCGCGTTCGCGGCGGCTGTCGAAGCTGAGCAGCTCTCCTCGATGGACGCTCAGGACTCTGGTGGCTTGTCCCCGGATGCTGAGGAGTATTATCGCCAGGCCATCAACGCCTACGGAAAGGTCTTCGACGGCAAGGGTGCTGAGACACCTGTAGCGCTCCTGCGCAACATCATCGCAGCGAACATTAAGCTCGAAGACCTCGCTGCTGCCGTTGCGATGGGTGCACGGGTCCTTCAGACGCACCCGGAGGAAGATGGGCTTTGGTCGATCTACGCCGATGCGCTCCAGAGGAGCGGACAGATCGATGACGCCATTACGGCGCTCGATCGAGTTCTTGAGATCAACCCGTCGCATGCCAACGCAAGCCTTCGTCAGGGCAGCTGGCTGATCGAAGCAGGGCGTGTCCTGGATGCCGTTGAGGTCTTGAAGGGTGCGGCAGCAGGGAACCCCCAGCAGGCCGAGAACGCAGCGCGGATGATCTTTGCCGACGCGTACCAGAAAGGGTACCAGCAAAAGCAGTACGCCTACGCCATCACAGGTATGACGGCAGCCAAGGAACTTCCGGGGCTGAGTGAGGCCATGACCAGTCAGCTTAACTTCTGGCACGGCTTCAGCGTGTACCAGCAGGCCTTCGCAGAGCAGGAGCCGCAGACGTTGGCTTCTGCCCAGGCCACGTTGCCGAGGTTCCATGCGGCGATCGCATTGCTGAACCAGTCCGGGGATTACCCGGCATCAGTGAGCGTCAACCTGGCCCAGTTGCTGGACAACGCGAACACGTATGTCGAAATCCAGGACGCGATCATCAAGCGTGGTCGCTAG
- a CDS encoding penicillin-binding transpeptidase domain-containing protein: MTLPRDMHRPHAWRRKALLGFWLLAAGVICARAIQVQAVQSGEWSALAEAQHQSDQRVVAARGSVLDRDGTPLAVSRERFSIAIAMEQITDLDLVRMKLVDVLGLSASRVAQLLDGSRDWRPIPGTFPPTVREEMAGVRGVHVTREMQRYHPHGDLARGVVGVVLDHEGRSGIENAFEELLRGTAGREVFAHDNVGRQIPGERLTVEPPRSGGEVVLTIDMDLQEIARQALEYAIESSEARGGDVVVTDPHTGEILALVSIRDGQTARLSAINTPYEPGSTLKPFTVAGLLDNGLISLRDTIDGENGHWRINGRQLNDVSPRGLMTISDALRVSSNIGIAKAVMPMEPGQQYENLRDFGFGGLTGLGLGEVAGTLRRPDGWSSQSQVSLAIGYEIGVTPLQMAMAYGALANGGKLMQPRLVKEVRNASGSVTETYRPQVIRQVVSPRTASSVARVLEDVVEDGSGTLAQIGTFRVAGKSGTTRLYEPGVGYEEGAYWSSFVGFFPVEDPQLVIFVKLERPQGAYYGGAIAAPVTRATMEAALASRATPLDRGALLSSVQGPVVAPIRTVAQFASQPIDPPLPPVDATPLSMSGFDGVPALGNGVPLPDVAGLPSRIAVRRLHALGLRVSRSGSGEILSTQPLAGTRVIPGDTIRLQVKRRSDD; encoded by the coding sequence ATGACTCTGCCTCGCGATATGCATCGTCCGCATGCGTGGCGCCGGAAGGCGCTGCTCGGATTCTGGCTCCTGGCCGCCGGCGTGATCTGCGCCCGAGCCATCCAGGTCCAGGCGGTACAGTCGGGTGAGTGGAGTGCCCTTGCTGAAGCACAACATCAGAGCGACCAGCGGGTCGTCGCCGCGCGCGGGAGCGTGCTGGATCGTGACGGGACGCCGCTGGCGGTCTCGCGTGAGCGCTTCAGCATCGCGATTGCGATGGAGCAGATCACAGATCTCGACCTCGTACGCATGAAGTTGGTCGATGTTCTCGGCCTGTCCGCGTCAAGAGTTGCTCAACTCCTGGATGGAAGCCGGGATTGGCGCCCAATACCTGGCACGTTTCCGCCCACGGTCCGTGAAGAGATGGCGGGTGTTAGGGGTGTGCACGTGACCCGTGAAATGCAGCGCTACCACCCGCACGGTGACTTGGCTCGAGGTGTGGTCGGTGTTGTCCTGGATCATGAGGGTCGCAGTGGCATCGAAAACGCATTCGAGGAATTGCTCCGTGGAACTGCCGGTCGTGAGGTCTTTGCCCACGACAACGTAGGACGCCAGATCCCCGGTGAGCGCCTGACGGTCGAGCCGCCCCGGTCGGGCGGCGAAGTCGTGCTGACCATCGATATGGATCTGCAGGAGATCGCTCGTCAGGCCTTAGAATACGCGATCGAGAGTTCCGAGGCCCGAGGCGGCGACGTGGTTGTTACGGACCCTCACACTGGCGAGATCCTCGCCCTGGTGTCGATTCGTGACGGTCAGACCGCACGCCTGTCCGCGATCAACACTCCATACGAGCCGGGATCGACGCTCAAGCCGTTTACCGTTGCGGGCCTGTTGGACAACGGCTTGATCTCGCTCCGCGATACGATCGACGGAGAGAACGGTCACTGGCGGATCAACGGTCGTCAATTGAACGACGTGAGTCCCCGTGGACTCATGACGATCTCGGATGCGCTGCGCGTTTCGTCCAACATCGGGATCGCCAAAGCTGTCATGCCTATGGAGCCCGGCCAGCAATACGAAAACCTCCGAGACTTCGGCTTTGGTGGACTGACTGGCCTCGGGTTGGGTGAGGTCGCCGGCACGCTACGGCGCCCGGATGGTTGGTCTAGCCAGTCTCAGGTATCGCTGGCCATCGGGTATGAAATCGGCGTAACGCCACTCCAGATGGCGATGGCGTACGGTGCGTTGGCCAATGGTGGCAAGCTGATGCAGCCGCGCCTCGTCAAAGAGGTCCGGAACGCCTCAGGCAGCGTCACGGAGACGTACCGTCCTCAAGTGATTCGCCAGGTCGTATCGCCCCGAACCGCATCGTCCGTCGCGCGGGTGCTCGAAGACGTTGTCGAGGACGGCAGCGGGACTCTCGCACAGATCGGGACTTTCCGTGTGGCGGGAAAGAGCGGCACAACGCGCCTGTACGAGCCAGGCGTTGGGTATGAAGAGGGCGCGTACTGGTCGTCGTTCGTCGGTTTCTTCCCGGTCGAAGACCCGCAGTTGGTCATTTTTGTGAAGTTGGAACGCCCACAGGGTGCCTACTACGGCGGTGCGATCGCTGCTCCGGTGACACGTGCCACCATGGAGGCCGCACTCGCATCAAGGGCAACGCCCCTCGACCGCGGCGCGCTTCTTAGTTCGGTGCAGGGCCCGGTTGTCGCTCCGATCCGTACGGTGGCCCAGTTCGCTTCACAACCCATCGATCCGCCGTTGCCTCCGGTAGACGCAACGCCGCTGTCGATGTCCGGCTTTGATGGTGTCCCCGCGTTGGGGAACGGAGTGCCGCTTCCGGACGTTGCCGGGCTCCCCTCGAGAATCGCTGTCCGGCGCCTCCACGCGCTGGGCCTGAGAGTGTCACGCTCCGGATCGGGAGAGATCCTGAGCACCCAGCCGCTCGCGGGCACCCGGGTGATCCCGGGTGACACGATCCGGCTGCAGGTCAAGCGACGGTCTGATGATTGA
- a CDS encoding glycerophosphodiester phosphodiesterase family protein has product MSAFAFEGPVEIIGHRGFSARAPENTLSAIDAAIAAGADAVEFDMHTAGDGNPVLFHDAMLSRTTNGVGPIQRRTLEQLKKLDAGSWFDAEFAGERVPALKEALEHIGDRIPRIYAEIKGFREMEDLDRMVRFTAEAGQKERTVFIAMNWTLLDRMRSQDPGIKIGFVVDDAETIEDAFARATGDENALIDFRGDHLVNDPSLVERARAAGIEVAVWCIDDVGQATQALDMGVRRITTNEVEALVTWKRSL; this is encoded by the coding sequence ATGAGCGCGTTCGCTTTCGAGGGCCCAGTCGAAATCATCGGACATCGCGGGTTCAGTGCTCGCGCGCCGGAGAACACCCTTTCTGCAATCGACGCGGCCATCGCCGCGGGTGCCGATGCGGTGGAGTTCGATATGCACACCGCCGGCGACGGGAACCCGGTGCTCTTCCACGACGCGATGCTCAGCAGAACCACTAACGGAGTCGGGCCGATTCAGCGCCGAACCCTTGAGCAGCTCAAGAAGCTTGATGCCGGCAGCTGGTTCGATGCCGAATTCGCGGGTGAGCGTGTCCCGGCCCTCAAGGAGGCGCTTGAACACATTGGGGACCGCATCCCGAGGATCTACGCTGAGATCAAGGGCTTCCGCGAGATGGAAGACTTGGACCGCATGGTCCGCTTTACAGCAGAGGCCGGTCAGAAAGAGCGGACCGTCTTCATTGCGATGAACTGGACATTGCTCGACCGGATGAGGTCACAGGACCCCGGCATCAAGATCGGGTTCGTGGTCGATGACGCCGAGACGATCGAAGACGCCTTCGCTCGCGCAACGGGGGACGAAAACGCACTCATCGACTTCCGTGGCGACCATCTGGTCAACGATCCTTCGTTGGTCGAGAGAGCCCGCGCGGCAGGGATTGAGGTCGCAGTCTGGTGCATTGACGATGTCGGACAAGCGACTCAGGCGCTCGACATGGGCGTGCGGAGAATCACGACCAACGAGGTCGAAGCCCTGGTGACCTGGAAGCGGTCGCTGTGA
- a CDS encoding thioesterase family protein, which yields MTEPDFRFRHPVTVRFRDIDVGGHAHHSEALMYFEEARWAYWGEVIGSKSLDEIDYVLAEARVRWHKRVLWPQTVSVGVRVNRIGRKHFEMSYEVQSEGGERLVSGVTTQVMYDYQKESSMRVPPALAEILTAYDGPFESI from the coding sequence GTGACCGAGCCGGACTTTCGATTCAGACATCCTGTGACGGTGCGATTCCGCGATATCGATGTCGGGGGGCACGCCCACCACTCCGAGGCGTTGATGTATTTCGAGGAGGCACGCTGGGCCTACTGGGGTGAGGTCATTGGATCGAAGAGCCTCGACGAGATCGACTATGTGTTGGCAGAGGCACGAGTCCGTTGGCACAAGCGCGTGCTCTGGCCGCAAACCGTAAGTGTCGGAGTTCGCGTGAATCGTATTGGTAGGAAGCATTTCGAAATGTCCTACGAGGTACAGAGCGAGGGGGGTGAACGACTCGTTTCCGGAGTGACCACACAAGTGATGTATGATTACCAAAAAGAGTCATCCATGCGGGTCCCACCGGCGTTGGCAGAAATCCTCACCGCGTACGACGGCCCGTTCGAGTCGATTTAG
- a CDS encoding response regulator: MFALSVVSPTDDVTPTQDVGALRVFVVEDNETDRWSFSEALRFRGALVVACASGEDALEALDDGMPDLILLNLKLPGIDGLELCREIRAREDGALPFISDVPASRSTPSAARRTSTASGFLRTVCTTFPHL, translated from the coding sequence ATGTTCGCTCTGAGCGTCGTGTCCCCCACAGACGACGTAACACCGACCCAAGATGTCGGCGCCCTAAGAGTCTTCGTCGTTGAGGACAACGAGACCGACCGTTGGTCCTTCTCGGAAGCGCTCCGATTTCGGGGCGCCTTGGTCGTGGCATGCGCTTCGGGCGAAGACGCTCTGGAGGCTCTCGACGATGGAATGCCGGACTTAATCCTGCTCAATTTGAAGCTTCCCGGCATCGACGGGCTAGAGCTCTGTCGAGAGATCCGTGCCCGCGAGGATGGCGCGCTGCCTTTCATCAGTGACGTTCCTGCCTCCCGAAGCACTCCCTCAGCGGCGCGCCGTACGTCTACGGCTTCAGGATTCCTCCGCACGGTCTGCACCACATTTCCTCATCTGTGA
- the rsmH gene encoding 16S rRNA (cytosine(1402)-N(4))-methyltransferase RsmH: MNAERAEVAVTYHEPVMTREVLDVLAPGGERLYMDGTVGGGGHTKAILEACDSCRVLGVDRDPQALAEARETLAPYRDRVRFIQTRFDRGPEDIEAKVEGLDGVLLDLGVSSHQLDEDGRGFAFRRGLALDMRMDSAEGPDATRFLAEAEEVELARVFWEYGEEPKSRRLAREIVKRRATVPLQTSDDLVAALSVALGKSPTQRDKARIFQAVRIAVNAEMESLERGLPAFREALKEGGVLVVIAYHSLEDRMVKHAFREWSKSCVCPPELPLCICRGVPLGETLTRKPIYPGDAEIERNPRARSARLRAWRRAA, from the coding sequence ATGAACGCGGAACGCGCTGAAGTGGCTGTCACCTATCACGAGCCAGTGATGACACGTGAGGTGCTCGACGTCCTCGCTCCAGGGGGCGAGCGGCTCTACATGGACGGTACCGTCGGCGGTGGAGGTCACACCAAGGCGATTCTCGAAGCGTGTGATTCTTGTCGGGTGCTCGGGGTGGATCGCGATCCCCAGGCTCTTGCTGAGGCCCGTGAGACGCTGGCCCCGTATCGCGACCGCGTTCGCTTCATTCAGACTCGGTTCGATCGCGGCCCCGAGGACATTGAAGCAAAGGTAGAGGGCCTAGACGGTGTCCTTCTCGACCTCGGTGTGTCATCCCACCAGCTCGATGAAGACGGTCGCGGCTTCGCCTTCCGGCGCGGTTTGGCACTGGATATGCGAATGGACTCCGCAGAGGGGCCCGATGCGACGCGTTTCTTAGCCGAGGCCGAGGAAGTCGAACTCGCCCGAGTGTTCTGGGAATACGGCGAAGAGCCGAAGTCTCGGAGGCTCGCCCGTGAGATCGTGAAGCGCCGTGCCACAGTGCCTCTCCAAACGAGTGACGATCTGGTTGCGGCACTGTCTGTAGCTCTCGGGAAGTCGCCGACGCAGAGGGACAAGGCGCGGATCTTCCAGGCCGTCCGAATCGCAGTGAACGCAGAAATGGAGTCGCTCGAGCGCGGGTTGCCCGCGTTCAGGGAGGCGTTGAAGGAGGGTGGGGTTTTGGTAGTGATCGCCTATCACTCGCTCGAGGATCGCATGGTGAAGCATGCGTTCCGTGAGTGGAGCAAGTCCTGCGTGTGCCCACCGGAACTTCCGCTGTGCATCTGCCGGGGCGTCCCTTTGGGTGAGACCCTCACCCGTAAGCCGATCTATCCCGGTGACGCTGAGATCGAGCGGAACCCACGTGCCCGAAGTGCTCGCCTGCGCGCGTGGCGGAGGGCTGCCTAA
- a CDS encoding UDP-N-acetylmuramoyl-L-alanyl-D-glutamate--2,6-diaminopimelate ligase gives MIESRGSVDSVGDVLRAAGLLREARGPGDVAVMGVCQDSREAEPGDVFFAWKGVGMDAHNFVGQAADRGAVAAVVERFVNVDMPQLLVEDGRRAAAIGASAIMGSPSNDMFMVGVTGTNGKSTTAMLVRHLLQQRGQAAAIGTLGLVDDSGVRPGTEALTTPGPVQVAVWLWQLADGGMEAVVIEASSHALEQHRLDGTHFDVGVFTNLTQDHLDYHKNIAGYFGAKARLVELVAPNGTLVVNGDDPAWAALDTRGRSVTTYAVDAHADVRAEKVRLSADGSSFDLVVNGATREVALPLLGRYNVENALAAAAVGAEYGLDIDQLAAGLSTVPQVSGRLEAVVTSPFSVLIDFAHTADALDGVLAAVRPLASGRLIVVFGAGGDRDAGKRRPMAEAVARFADVIVLTSDNPRTEDPERILDDLAEGLENHDYSRIVDRREAIRHALDAAENGDTVVLAGKGHETYQVLGTEKRPFDERLIVHECLSELGVA, from the coding sequence ATGATTGAGTCCCGTGGTTCAGTTGATTCGGTAGGCGATGTCCTCCGGGCGGCCGGTCTCCTACGGGAGGCACGCGGCCCGGGGGACGTCGCCGTTATGGGGGTTTGCCAGGACAGCCGTGAGGCAGAGCCGGGGGACGTTTTCTTCGCGTGGAAGGGCGTCGGCATGGACGCGCACAATTTCGTCGGTCAGGCGGCTGACAGGGGTGCCGTGGCTGCCGTGGTCGAGCGCTTTGTGAACGTCGACATGCCGCAGCTGCTCGTCGAAGACGGCCGCCGTGCGGCCGCAATCGGGGCCAGCGCGATCATGGGCTCGCCGTCCAACGACATGTTCATGGTGGGTGTGACCGGTACGAACGGGAAGAGCACCACCGCAATGCTGGTTCGTCACCTTCTCCAGCAGCGCGGGCAGGCGGCGGCGATCGGAACTCTGGGGTTGGTGGACGACTCGGGCGTTCGTCCCGGTACTGAGGCATTGACCACACCCGGACCCGTCCAAGTGGCGGTATGGCTGTGGCAGCTGGCTGATGGTGGCATGGAGGCGGTCGTGATAGAAGCCTCGTCCCACGCGTTGGAGCAGCATCGGCTCGACGGCACGCACTTCGATGTGGGCGTCTTCACCAACCTGACGCAGGACCACCTCGACTACCACAAGAACATTGCCGGCTACTTCGGGGCGAAGGCTCGCCTCGTTGAACTCGTCGCTCCCAACGGAACGCTCGTTGTGAACGGTGACGACCCTGCATGGGCAGCACTCGACACGCGTGGCCGGTCGGTGACGACCTACGCTGTGGATGCCCACGCGGATGTCCGCGCCGAGAAGGTGCGCTTGAGTGCCGATGGCTCCTCTTTCGATCTGGTTGTGAATGGAGCAACGCGTGAGGTCGCGCTCCCGCTCCTGGGTCGGTACAACGTTGAGAACGCGCTGGCGGCCGCCGCGGTCGGTGCCGAGTATGGCCTCGATATCGACCAACTCGCAGCCGGCCTCTCGACGGTGCCGCAGGTTTCTGGCCGACTCGAAGCCGTCGTCACGAGCCCGTTCTCCGTGCTGATCGATTTTGCGCACACTGCAGATGCATTGGACGGGGTGCTCGCCGCGGTCCGTCCGCTGGCCTCCGGCCGACTCATCGTCGTGTTCGGCGCTGGCGGAGACCGTGACGCCGGTAAGCGGCGCCCCATGGCCGAAGCCGTTGCTCGCTTCGCGGACGTCATCGTCCTCACCTCAGACAACCCGCGTACTGAGGACCCAGAGCGAATTCTGGATGACCTCGCAGAGGGACTCGAGAACCACGACTACTCACGTATCGTGGATCGGAGAGAAGCGATTCGTCATGCGCTTGATGCGGCTGAAAACGGTGACACCGTCGTCCTCGCGGGGAAGGGGCATGAGACGTATCAGGTGCTGGGGACGGAGAAGCGTCCGTTCGACGAGCGATTGATCGTTCATGAGTGCCTTTCGGAGCTCGGGGTCGCATGA
- the murF gene encoding UDP-N-acetylmuramoyl-tripeptide--D-alanyl-D-alanine ligase gives MSSFTWSDGSVREALGMRADLADVSSTFSGVSTDSRAVQQGDLYVALVGEHFDGHDFVADAFAKGARGAVVSRQVVTEPNQTLYPVDDTLVALGALASRRRDALEVPVVAITGSSGKTTTKDLTRAALGSARRVHATEGNFNNRIGMPLTLLATPDEADVVVLELGTNEPGEIRTLAAIARPDLAVVTTVGESHLEKLGSMDGVLQEKLDLLRAVAAGGSCVVGDEPTILADRARTICSDARVAGWSERADDGLRPESVEADVSGGYRFRWRGQAVTLSLPGRHSVANAMIALAIADLLGVSPSDAAQGLATAAPGAMRGEVRSVGDITLIIDCYNANPQSVRAALELLESHAPATSRVAVLGTMLELGDHAAALHEEVLRDALATGVDLIVATGLFSEAVDAVGVSADRVLCADDWRAAYPELRSRLGGGEVVLLKASRGVAMEGILPLFEDDFGTTDLVGVVEA, from the coding sequence ATGAGCTCGTTTACGTGGAGTGACGGCTCAGTGCGTGAGGCGCTCGGGATGCGAGCGGACCTGGCCGATGTGAGCAGCACATTTTCGGGCGTGTCCACGGATTCGCGTGCGGTTCAACAGGGCGACCTGTATGTCGCGCTCGTCGGAGAACACTTCGACGGGCACGACTTCGTCGCCGACGCGTTCGCCAAGGGTGCACGGGGTGCCGTTGTGTCTCGGCAGGTCGTGACGGAGCCGAACCAAACACTGTATCCGGTGGACGACACGCTCGTCGCGCTTGGTGCACTCGCCTCTCGTCGCCGTGACGCGCTTGAAGTGCCTGTGGTGGCGATCACTGGGTCGTCTGGGAAGACGACGACCAAGGACCTTACGCGAGCCGCGTTGGGAAGCGCCCGTCGTGTCCACGCGACCGAAGGCAACTTCAACAACCGGATCGGCATGCCGCTCACGTTGTTGGCTACTCCGGACGAGGCCGACGTGGTCGTGCTCGAACTGGGCACGAACGAACCCGGAGAAATTCGGACGCTCGCGGCGATCGCTAGGCCCGATTTGGCCGTCGTCACGACCGTGGGCGAGAGCCACCTCGAGAAGCTCGGTTCGATGGATGGTGTGCTTCAGGAGAAGCTAGATCTCCTGCGCGCGGTCGCCGCCGGTGGGAGTTGCGTGGTTGGAGACGAGCCAACGATCCTCGCGGACCGTGCCAGGACGATCTGCTCCGACGCACGTGTCGCGGGCTGGAGCGAACGAGCCGATGACGGACTGCGCCCGGAAAGCGTCGAAGCCGATGTGTCCGGTGGATATCGCTTCCGCTGGCGTGGACAGGCCGTGACGCTCTCATTGCCGGGCCGCCACTCGGTTGCGAATGCGATGATTGCCCTCGCGATCGCTGACCTGCTTGGTGTCTCGCCTAGTGATGCGGCCCAGGGCCTAGCTACCGCCGCGCCGGGAGCCATGCGGGGTGAGGTTCGTAGCGTGGGTGATATCACCCTGATCATCGACTGCTACAACGCGAATCCACAGAGTGTCCGCGCGGCACTCGAACTACTCGAGAGCCATGCGCCGGCCACGAGCCGGGTCGCCGTTTTGGGCACCATGCTCGAGCTCGGGGATCATGCGGCAGCGCTGCACGAGGAAGTCCTGCGAGACGCGCTGGCGACGGGTGTGGACCTGATCGTTGCCACGGGGTTGTTCTCGGAAGCCGTCGACGCCGTGGGCGTCAGCGCAGACCGGGTGCTGTGTGCAGACGACTGGCGCGCCGCCTATCCGGAGCTGCGTTCACGCCTGGGCGGTGGAGAAGTCGTGCTACTCAAGGCGTCCCGCGGCGTGGCGATGGAAGGGATCCTACCGCTCTTTGAGGACGATTTCGGCACCACGGACCTAGTCGGCGTGGTGGAGGCCTGA